One window from the genome of Dolosigranulum savutiense encodes:
- a CDS encoding sugar ABC transporter substrate-binding protein, which yields MWKRMGKMLLGITAAGVLGACSSGGGSEEVVELPEEGEELSGDITMWHSFTQGARLENIQSAADEFMKEHPNVNITIETFSWDDFYTVWTTGLQSGEVPDVSTALPNHVMEMVNADAILPLNPLVDALGKDMFHENALNEGLVDDNYYSVPLYSHAQVMWVRDDILEEHNLEVPETWDELQEAATKISEDGDNYGLSVPMGTNDLMATRFLNFYVRSGGGSLLNENNELDLTNELAQEGIKYWVDMYKKASPSDSINYNVLDQATLFYQGQTAFDFNSGFHISGVEANSPDLLETISAHPIPKINKDDERQGIETSNIPMVVWKNSDHPDVAMKFVESLYDKGFYTDFLNSVPVGMLPSIEGIVDSEEFRSNETVQKFSEAVDVIQEAVESGTAIGYENGASVEAGMLAGQHVIEKMFQDIISNGTDPMEAAEKAETEMNSIFEASIR from the coding sequence ATGTGGAAACGAATGGGTAAGATGTTGTTAGGAATTACTGCGGCTGGAGTATTAGGCGCATGTTCAAGTGGTGGTGGGAGTGAGGAAGTAGTTGAATTACCTGAAGAAGGTGAAGAACTATCAGGTGACATTACTATGTGGCACTCCTTTACACAAGGAGCTCGATTAGAAAATATTCAATCAGCTGCTGATGAATTTATGAAAGAACACCCAAATGTTAACATTACAATTGAAACATTTTCTTGGGATGACTTCTATACTGTCTGGACAACAGGTCTTCAATCAGGGGAAGTTCCAGATGTCAGTACTGCACTTCCCAATCACGTTATGGAGATGGTAAATGCTGATGCAATTTTACCATTAAATCCATTAGTAGATGCATTGGGCAAAGATATGTTCCATGAGAATGCTTTAAATGAAGGATTAGTAGATGACAACTACTATTCTGTTCCGCTATATTCTCATGCTCAAGTTATGTGGGTTCGTGATGATATCCTAGAAGAGCATAATCTAGAAGTACCTGAAACTTGGGATGAATTACAAGAAGCTGCAACAAAAATTTCCGAAGATGGAGACAACTATGGCCTATCTGTTCCAATGGGGACAAATGATTTAATGGCTACGCGATTCTTAAACTTTTATGTACGTAGTGGTGGTGGAAGCTTATTAAATGAAAATAATGAATTAGACTTGACTAACGAATTAGCTCAAGAGGGAATTAAATACTGGGTGGATATGTATAAAAAGGCATCACCTAGCGATTCAATTAACTATAATGTGTTAGATCAAGCGACACTATTCTACCAAGGACAAACAGCATTCGACTTTAACTCTGGCTTCCATATTAGTGGAGTTGAGGCTAACAGTCCAGATTTACTAGAAACAATTAGTGCACATCCAATTCCAAAGATTAACAAAGATGATGAACGTCAAGGAATCGAGACATCCAATATTCCAATGGTTGTCTGGAAGAATTCTGATCATCCAGACGTAGCAATGAAATTTGTAGAGAGCTTGTATGATAAAGGCTTTTACACTGACTTTTTAAACTCCGTTCCAGTTGGTATGTTGCCATCAATTGAAGGAATCGTTGATTCTGAAGAGTTCCGTTCAAACGAAACAGTTCAAAAGTTTTCTGAGGCAGTGGATGTTATTCAAGAAGCTGTTGAATCAGGTACAGCGATTGGATATGAAAATGGGGCAAGTGTTGAAGCGGGTATGTTAGCAGGACAGCACGTGATTGAAAAAATGTTCCAAGATATTATTTCTAACGGTACTGATCCAATGGAAGCAGCAGAAAAAGCAGAAACAGAAATGAATAGTATTTTTGAAGCATCTATAAGATAA